The following coding sequences lie in one Apium graveolens cultivar Ventura chromosome 1, ASM990537v1, whole genome shotgun sequence genomic window:
- the LOC141664661 gene encoding uncharacterized protein LOC141664661, translating to MMKLSFLCLFCTLSLFHRVFTTTQIVEASDRAVTPPRGWNSYDSFCWTISEQEFLENAALVAKLLHSSGYEYVVVDYLWYRRHVAGAYVDSLGFDVIDEWGRMIPDPVRWPSSRYGKGFTEVAKIVHNMGLKFGIHIMRGISTQAVNANTPILDITTGKAYEESGRKWFAKDIGMTERACKWMRNGFMSVDTKLGAGRAFLRSLYQQYADWGVDFVKHDCVFGDDLDVDEISVASKFWREHNRPIIYSLSPGSGVTPTMAKEINDLVNMYRITGDDWDSWQDVTSHFDISRDFAAARMTGIKGLSGKSWPDLDMLPLGWLTDPGVNHGPYRNCKLSLSEQKTQMTLWSMARSPLMFGGDMRNLDRSTLDLIAHPVLMEINSFSSDNKQFPYITSSSRFQIKNRGLIFQTRSLKSVGISESIDLRLTSCKDSSAKGWFTRSTENESEQVCWTGKFGSRYQPPFCLNKGGVSSASDEEMVFKQKYQHSSHLFAADTKDFCLSASQNWRLTSKEVPRASFSPCRRHTNQLWGFNDNGTLVSSYSGLCASMYRIEANAVSMGTRSWISSGRKGEIYLALFNLNNDETIISLKMSDLSKGLPYRNSNISSCAGTEIWGGKDYGLIKDTLSVALEMHGCALFVLRCT from the exons ATGATGAAGCTCAGCTTCTTGTGTTTGTTCTgcactctctctctttttcacAG GGTTTTTACTACTACTCAAATTGTGGAAGCATCAGACCGTGCTGTTACACCTCCAAGGGGATGGAACTCTTATGATTCATTTTGTTGGACAATATCTGAACAAGAATTTCTTGAAAATGCGGCACTTGTTGCTAAATTATTGCATTCTTCTGGATATGAG TATGTTGTGGTGGATTACCTTTGGTATAGAAGGCATGTTGCTGGAGCCTATGTTGACTCTCTTGGTTTTGATGTTATTGATGAATGGGGAAGAATGATTCCTGATCCAGTAAGATGGCCTTCATCTAGATATGGGAAGGGGTTTACTGAAGTGGCCAAGATAGTTCATAATATGGGTTTGAAATTTGGGATTCATATAATGAGAGGTATAAGTACACAAGCGGTTAATGCAAACACTCCTATTCTAGACATTACCACG GGGAAAGCTTATGAAGAATCCGGTAGAAAGTGGTTTGCAAAAGATATAGGAATGACAGAGAGGGCTTGTAAGTGGATGAGAAACGGATTCATGAGCGTTGACACCAAGTTAGGAGCTGGAAGGGCATTCTTGAGGTCACTCTATCAACAGTACGCTGATTGGGGTGTTGATTTTG TGAAGCACGATTGTGTCTTTGGTGATGATTTGGATGTTGATGAGATATCCGTCGCTTCGAAG TTCTGGCGGGAACATAACCGCCCGATCATATATTCCTTGTCTCCTGGAAGTGGTGTCACCCCAACCATGGCGAAGGAGATAAACGATCTGGTCAACATGTATAGGATAACAGGAGATGACTGGGACTCATGGCAAGATGTAACATCCCATTTTGACATTTCAAG AGACTTTGCTGCTGCGCGTATGACAGGGATCAAGGGCTTGTCGGGAAAATCATGGCCCGACTTAGATATGCTTCCACTGGGATGGCTTACTGATCCAG GGGTTAACCATGGTCCGTATAGAAATTGTAAACTCTCCCTCAGTGAGCAGAAAACTCAG ATGACTTTGTGGTCTATGGCCAGATCTCCTCTTATGTTTGGAGGGGATATGAGAAATCTTGACCGTAGTACACTTGATCTCATTGCCCATCCTGTTCTTATGGAAATAAACTCCTTTAGCTCAGATAACAAGCAG TTTCCTTATATTACTAGTTCATCCCGCTTCCAAATCAAAAACCGAGGACTGATCTTCCAAACAAGAAGTCTAAAAAGTGTGGGCATATCAGAATCAATTGATTTGCGGCTGACAAGCTGCAAAGATAGTTCGGCAAAAGGTTGGTTTACCAGGTCTactgaaaatgaatcagaacaaGTCTGCTGGACAGGGAAATTTGGAAGCAGATATCAGCCACCATTTTGCCTCAACAAAGGAGGAGTTTCATCTGCATC GGACGAGGAGATGGTATTCAAACAGAAATATCAACACAGTTCTCATTTATTTGCAGCAGACACAAAAGACTTTTGCTTGAGTGCTTCTCAAAACTGGAGGCTTACTTCAAAAGAAGTCCCACGAGCCTCGTTTTCACCTTGCAGACGGCATACAAACCAA TTGTGGGGATTCAACGACAATGGAACTCTTGTTAGCAGTTATTCTGGTTTATGTGCATCAATGTATAGAATCGAAG CTAATGCGGTTTCTATGGGAACCCGGTCTTGGATATCTAGTGGAAGGAAAG GTGAAATATATCTTGCTTTGTTCAATTTGAACAATGATGAGACCATTATATCTCTAAAGATGTCGGACCTATCGAAGGGACTTCCATACAGAAACTCGAACATTTCCTCATGTGCTGGAACTGAAATATGGGGAGGTAAAGATTATGGACTTATAAAGGACACTTTATCAGTAGCACTGGAAATGCATGGATGTGCACTATTTGTCCTGAGATGTACATAA